The Neorhodopirellula lusitana genome includes a window with the following:
- a CDS encoding metallophosphoesterase, whose protein sequence is MLAHFGWHLAAYNRLNSLGWKRKTIKRTEKILFAEMWISLFIIGLMVSEPVQELLTGDGQWDRVPILIQIYGVACLVAGGILGALWVAWRPILGVHHAPVTRRIKTEQADAATVQRYARTQKARMASRIPGNQMFDLAIEHVEIPLQGLPPSLDGYRIAHLSDIHLTGHVHPSYIANVIEQANQFDSEMMALTGDIVDVQECIDWLPELFQPANAEDGCYFILGNHDTRVSEPNAVRKAMQSVGWTDVGGRCELASCRDAEILIAGNEHPWFGRPTESEIEQEAINCLSENCLQLCLSHSPDQFDWARQHYFDLMLCGHTHGGQGRLPLVGPILSPSWHGSRWASGDFYRAPTTMHVSRGLGGVHLLRLRCRPELSLITLRCQPS, encoded by the coding sequence GTGCTAGCTCATTTTGGTTGGCACCTCGCCGCCTATAACCGCCTGAACTCATTGGGCTGGAAACGCAAGACGATCAAGCGAACAGAAAAGATTCTGTTCGCCGAAATGTGGATTTCGCTGTTCATCATCGGCTTGATGGTGAGCGAACCGGTGCAGGAATTACTGACCGGTGACGGGCAATGGGATCGGGTTCCAATCCTGATCCAAATCTATGGTGTGGCGTGTCTAGTCGCTGGCGGAATACTGGGTGCATTGTGGGTGGCATGGCGACCGATCTTGGGTGTGCACCACGCACCGGTAACAAGACGTATTAAAACGGAGCAAGCCGACGCGGCGACGGTACAGCGATACGCCCGAACTCAAAAAGCGCGAATGGCGAGCCGGATTCCTGGAAATCAAATGTTCGACCTTGCGATCGAACACGTCGAGATTCCGTTGCAAGGGTTGCCGCCGTCGCTCGATGGTTACCGGATCGCACACTTGTCGGACATCCATCTGACCGGTCACGTGCATCCCAGTTACATTGCCAACGTGATCGAACAAGCCAATCAGTTTGACTCTGAAATGATGGCGTTAACGGGTGACATCGTTGATGTCCAGGAATGCATTGATTGGCTTCCGGAGCTGTTTCAGCCAGCCAACGCTGAGGATGGTTGCTACTTCATTCTTGGGAATCATGACACCCGAGTGTCGGAACCCAATGCGGTTCGTAAGGCGATGCAGTCGGTGGGTTGGACGGATGTAGGTGGACGCTGCGAATTGGCATCCTGCCGTGACGCCGAGATTCTAATCGCTGGCAATGAGCACCCGTGGTTTGGACGTCCTACCGAGTCCGAGATCGAACAGGAAGCGATAAATTGCCTATCGGAGAACTGCTTGCAGCTCTGTTTGAGTCATAGTCCGGACCAGTTCGATTGGGCGCGTCAGCATTATTTCGACTTGATGCTTTGCGGGCACACGCACGGGGGACAAGGTCGCCTTCCATTGGTCGGCCCCATATTAAGTCCCAGTTGGCACGGCAGTCGATGGGCGTCAGGCGACTTCTATCGCGCACCGACGACGATGCACGTGTCGCGAGGATTGGGCGGAGTCCACCTGCTGCGTCTTCGGTGCCGACCTGAACTGTCATTGATCACGTTACGTTGCCAACCAAGCTAA
- a CDS encoding SixA phosphatase family protein, giving the protein MNRSSATNDSPDPVPSDAVPRGGQRRLILMRHAKSDWSGPEVADHDRQLNDRGRRDAPEMAQWLSDQGYRPDLILCSSATRTQQTADLMLQQWTNPPRLAICRPLYLSSPQTIFETLHTETIVADDDRSPGPKTILVLAHNPGISEAAGWLCGQMAALPTAALAVFRCQIESWNDSLNPKLATMIAVMKPKALPQRDN; this is encoded by the coding sequence ATGAATCGCAGTAGCGCGACGAACGATTCCCCCGACCCAGTGCCCTCCGATGCCGTTCCACGCGGTGGCCAACGTCGGCTCATTTTAATGCGTCACGCCAAAAGCGACTGGTCGGGACCTGAAGTTGCTGACCATGATCGCCAGCTCAACGATCGAGGACGACGTGATGCTCCTGAAATGGCACAATGGCTATCGGATCAAGGATACCGCCCCGATCTGATTCTATGTTCTTCGGCGACGCGAACTCAGCAGACAGCGGATCTGATGCTACAGCAGTGGACGAATCCACCGAGACTTGCGATTTGCCGTCCACTTTATCTCTCATCTCCCCAAACCATCTTCGAAACGCTGCATACGGAAACCATCGTTGCCGACGACGATCGATCCCCCGGCCCGAAGACGATTTTAGTGCTCGCACACAACCCCGGGATCAGCGAAGCGGCAGGCTGGCTGTGCGGACAGATGGCGGCCTTGCCAACGGCCGCGTTGGCTGTCTTTCGGTGCCAGATCGAAAGCTGGAATGATTCGTTGAATCCGAAGCTGGCAACAATGATCGCGGTGATGAAGCCCAAAGCTCTTCCTCAGCGAGACAATTGA
- a CDS encoding PQQ-binding-like beta-propeller repeat protein — MGDAREGVYLDETIIEEIPGSGLPVLWRTPIAGGYAGPSVSNGKVYVFDFLKQSGEAFNDPGKRATLSGSERLICLDQETGKELWVHQYECPYSVSYPAGPRCTPTVDGDLVYSLGSEGDLRCLKAETGDLVWSRSFKDDFNAEVPIWGFASHPLIDGDLLYTMVGGDGQGIVAFDKRTGDVRWKKLDTTPGYCAPCIIEAAGKRQLLIYHPHGVDSMNPENGDSYWNVEISPAFDMSIARPMRDENLLYVSGIRTESVMLRMDENTTSVSELWRGERGTSVFCSNSTPMFVDGVVYGTDCNEGNLIAVDAKTGDRIWTTFQATRPEEKRFVKHGTAFITRIGATDRYLLFSEMGDLIMAKLTRQGYKELGRFHAVEPTSEAFGRDVVWSHPAYADQTAFIRNDKEIIAVSLKR, encoded by the coding sequence ATGGGGGATGCTCGTGAGGGTGTCTATCTAGATGAAACGATCATCGAAGAAATTCCTGGATCGGGCCTGCCTGTCCTTTGGCGCACACCCATTGCTGGCGGCTACGCGGGACCATCTGTGTCCAACGGCAAGGTTTATGTCTTCGACTTTTTGAAGCAGTCCGGGGAAGCGTTCAATGATCCAGGGAAGCGAGCGACTTTGTCCGGTAGCGAACGGCTAATTTGCTTGGACCAAGAAACCGGCAAAGAGTTGTGGGTGCATCAATATGAGTGTCCCTACAGCGTGTCGTATCCAGCGGGGCCACGCTGCACGCCGACGGTGGATGGCGATCTGGTTTACTCGCTAGGCAGCGAAGGTGATCTGCGATGCTTGAAGGCGGAAACCGGCGATTTGGTTTGGAGCAGGTCGTTCAAAGACGACTTCAATGCGGAGGTTCCAATCTGGGGTTTTGCCTCGCACCCATTGATTGATGGCGATTTGCTTTACACGATGGTGGGCGGCGATGGCCAAGGCATTGTGGCGTTTGATAAACGAACCGGCGACGTGCGTTGGAAGAAACTTGATACCACACCCGGATACTGCGCACCCTGCATTATCGAAGCAGCCGGCAAGCGACAGTTGCTCATCTATCACCCACACGGCGTCGATTCGATGAACCCCGAAAATGGAGATTCGTATTGGAACGTTGAAATCTCGCCAGCGTTTGACATGTCCATCGCTCGTCCAATGCGAGACGAAAACTTGTTGTATGTGTCCGGGATTCGGACGGAGTCGGTGATGTTGCGGATGGACGAGAACACCACTTCGGTTAGCGAACTGTGGCGCGGCGAACGGGGCACGTCCGTCTTTTGCTCCAACAGCACGCCAATGTTTGTTGACGGGGTCGTCTACGGAACGGATTGCAACGAAGGCAACCTGATTGCTGTGGATGCGAAAACGGGCGACCGGATTTGGACGACTTTCCAAGCGACTCGCCCAGAAGAAAAACGTTTCGTTAAGCATGGAACCGCGTTCATTACCCGCATCGGCGCGACCGATCGCTATCTGTTGTTCAGCGAGATGGGCGACTTAATCATGGCGAAATTGACCCGCCAGGGATACAAGGAACTCGGCCGTTTCCATGCCGTCGAACCGACTAGCGAAGCATTCGGTCGCGACGTCGTTTGGAGCCACCCAGCCTACGCTGACCAAACCGCGTTCATTCGCAACGACAAAGAAATCATCGCAGTCAGTCTGAAGCGGTAA
- a CDS encoding NINE protein — MNTYQAYQSPAANESANSGNASGGNTAYPHQDREFSSAGQPTHPALIGYLFWVIGFTGAHRFYFGKPITGAIWFFTGGLFLVGWIIDLFLIPSMEAEAESRYRPNEVDYSVAWVLLIFLGIFGVHRFYMGKWMTGLLYLVTGGLFGIGYAYDICTLNEQIDEM; from the coding sequence ATGAATACCTACCAAGCCTACCAATCACCCGCCGCCAACGAATCTGCCAACAGCGGGAATGCCAGCGGCGGGAACACAGCGTACCCACATCAAGACCGAGAATTCAGTTCAGCCGGGCAGCCAACGCACCCGGCACTGATTGGGTACCTATTTTGGGTGATCGGGTTCACCGGAGCTCACCGATTTTATTTCGGTAAGCCGATCACCGGTGCGATTTGGTTCTTCACCGGCGGCCTGTTTTTGGTCGGCTGGATCATCGACCTGTTCCTGATTCCGTCAATGGAAGCCGAAGCGGAGTCTCGGTATCGACCCAACGAAGTAGACTACAGCGTCGCCTGGGTGCTGCTGATCTTCTTGGGTATTTTCGGCGTCCACCGATTCTACATGGGCAAGTGGATGACAGGACTCTTGTATCTGGTGACCGGCGGACTGTTCGGCATCGGCTATGCCTACGACATCTGCACCCTGAACGAGCAGATCGACGAGATGTAA